The following proteins come from a genomic window of Sphingosinicella flava:
- a CDS encoding TIGR02466 family protein, translating into MTIRSLFTTPFYEGTLAAPELLAELEEACLALAGEDEAGRRWSKAHGYRGYTSYASLNDLPARDPRFADLVRHLNRHAAAFAEACAFELGGKRPKLDSLWVNVMKPGATHSGHIHPHSIISGTLYVAVPPGSGALKLEDPRLPMMMAAPPRRAGAPPELQTFVYAEPRPGSIFLWESWLRHEVTPSAAKSERISISFNYRA; encoded by the coding sequence GTGACCATCCGCTCGCTCTTCACCACGCCTTTCTACGAAGGCACACTCGCCGCACCAGAATTGCTGGCGGAGCTGGAAGAGGCGTGCCTCGCGCTGGCGGGCGAGGATGAAGCGGGGCGGCGCTGGTCGAAGGCGCATGGCTATCGCGGCTATACGTCTTATGCATCGCTGAACGACTTGCCCGCGCGCGACCCGCGTTTTGCGGACCTTGTGCGTCATCTTAACCGCCACGCCGCCGCCTTTGCCGAGGCGTGCGCGTTCGAGCTGGGCGGCAAGCGGCCGAAGCTCGACAGCCTTTGGGTCAACGTGATGAAGCCGGGCGCCACGCATTCCGGGCATATCCATCCGCACAGCATCATTTCCGGCACGCTCTATGTCGCAGTGCCGCCTGGGTCCGGCGCATTGAAGCTGGAAGACCCCCGCCTGCCGATGATGATGGCCGCCCCGCCCCGGCGCGCGGGCGCGCCGCCCGAGCTTCAGACATTCGTTTATGCCGAACCGCGGCCGGGAAGCATTTTCCTGTGGGAAAGCTGGCTGCGGCACGAAGTGACGCCATCCGCCGCGAAAAGCGAACGGATCAGCATCAGCTTCAACTATCGCGCCTGA
- the ychF gene encoding redox-regulated ATPase YchF, which translates to MGFRCGIVGLPNVGKSTLFNALTETAAAQAANYPFCTIEPNVGRVAVPDPRLQEIAKVAGSANIIETQLEFVDIAGLVRGASKGEGLGNQFLGNIREVDAIVHVLRCFEEGDVTHVEGRVDPIADAETVETELMLADLESLEKRVPNLVKKAQQGDKEAKVQAAVLGKALDILRQSKPARLTQPADEEEAKALERAQLLTAKPVLYVCNVDEGDAATGNAHSARVFEKAAAEGAKAVIISAAIEAEIATMPVEDRADFLKDLGLTETGLSRIIRAGYDLLDLITFFTAGPKEARAWTVEKGAKAPQAAGAIHSDFERGFIRAETIAYEDYVQYKGESGARDAGKLRSEGKDYVTKDGDVMLFRFNV; encoded by the coding sequence ATGGGCTTTCGTTGCGGGATCGTGGGGCTTCCCAATGTCGGGAAATCGACCCTTTTCAACGCGTTGACCGAAACGGCGGCGGCGCAGGCAGCCAATTACCCCTTTTGCACGATCGAGCCCAATGTCGGCCGCGTCGCCGTGCCCGATCCGCGCTTGCAGGAGATCGCCAAGGTCGCCGGGTCGGCGAACATCATCGAGACGCAGCTGGAATTCGTCGATATCGCCGGCCTGGTGCGCGGCGCATCCAAGGGCGAGGGCCTGGGCAACCAGTTCCTCGGCAACATCCGCGAGGTGGACGCCATCGTCCACGTCCTGCGCTGCTTCGAGGAAGGCGACGTGACCCATGTCGAGGGCCGCGTCGATCCGATCGCTGATGCGGAGACGGTCGAAACGGAATTGATGCTCGCCGACCTAGAGAGCCTGGAAAAGCGCGTGCCGAACCTCGTCAAGAAGGCGCAGCAAGGCGACAAGGAGGCCAAGGTGCAGGCCGCGGTTCTGGGCAAGGCGCTGGATATCCTCCGCCAGTCCAAGCCGGCGCGGCTGACGCAGCCCGCGGACGAGGAAGAGGCGAAGGCGTTGGAACGGGCGCAATTGCTGACGGCGAAGCCCGTTCTTTACGTCTGCAACGTTGACGAAGGCGATGCCGCGACCGGCAACGCGCACAGCGCGCGCGTGTTCGAGAAGGCGGCGGCGGAAGGCGCCAAGGCGGTGATCATCTCCGCCGCCATCGAGGCGGAAATCGCGACCATGCCGGTCGAGGACCGCGCCGACTTCCTGAAGGATCTGGGCCTCACCGAAACCGGCCTTTCGCGGATCATCCGGGCGGGGTACGATCTGCTCGACCTCATCACCTTCTTCACGGCCGGGCCCAAGGAAGCGCGCGCCTGGACTGTCGAGAAAGGGGCCAAGGCGCCACAGGCGGCGGGCGCCATCCACTCCGATTTCGAACGCGGCTTCATCCGCGCCGAGACGATCGCTTACGAGGATTACGTCCAGTATAAGGGGGAAAGCGGCGCGCGGGACGCAGGTAAGCTCCGGTCCGAAGGCAAGGATTACGTTACCAAGGACGGCGACGTGATGCTGTTCCGCTTCAACGTCTGA
- a CDS encoding bifunctional metallophosphatase/5'-nucleotidase, with the protein MRYGLAAGAVLLALSGCATTAVQDRAAAPIDVKIIALNDFHGALEPPGIAIPATAPDGGAVRVPAGGAAYLASAVQGLKAANPNHAVVSAGDLISASPLISSYFLDEPTIHAMNMIGLDFNAVGNHEFDRGRAELLRMQHGGCDKNTALQPCAVDPDFPGARFKFLAANVKTENGGTLFPSYGIRSYGKGKGGVQIGFIGLTLKETPTLVTPAGVAGLSFADEADSINALIPKLRSEGADAIVVLIHQGVSTKVGYNDKSCGGMDGDLMPILARLDPQVDLVVSGHTHNAYICDYGRIDPARPFLVTSAGRSGTLLTDITLSIDPSQGDVVARRADNMIVQGEGYQSASGAVAATGLYPRFPREPRVAALVDRYAAAVAPVAQRKVGTLAGPALRQANEAGESVLGALIADAHLAATSAPENGGAQIAFSNAGSLRADIVPAEDGSVTYGQLFAAQPFGNTLFVKSFTGRQIRALLEQQFNSGTNTAERPNMLLPSRGFTYGYDLSQPAGQRIIDIRLNGAPLDDAVVYRVAMNSFLATGGDNFTIFRDGGDPVGGPIDVDALERYIVASGRLAPPAANRITRITPPWSGAEKPVRR; encoded by the coding sequence ATGCGTTACGGTTTGGCGGCGGGTGCGGTTCTTCTCGCGCTTTCGGGCTGCGCCACGACCGCGGTGCAGGATCGGGCAGCCGCGCCGATCGATGTGAAAATCATCGCCCTCAACGACTTCCACGGCGCGCTCGAACCGCCCGGCATCGCCATCCCCGCCACCGCCCCGGATGGCGGGGCGGTCCGCGTGCCCGCCGGTGGCGCTGCCTATCTCGCCTCGGCGGTGCAGGGCCTGAAGGCCGCCAACCCGAACCACGCCGTCGTCTCCGCGGGCGACCTTATCAGCGCCTCGCCGCTCATTTCCTCTTATTTCCTCGACGAGCCGACCATCCATGCGATGAACATGATCGGGCTCGATTTCAATGCGGTCGGCAATCACGAATTCGATCGCGGCCGAGCCGAATTGCTGCGCATGCAGCATGGCGGCTGCGACAAGAATACGGCGCTCCAGCCCTGCGCCGTCGATCCCGATTTTCCCGGCGCGCGTTTCAAATTCCTCGCCGCCAACGTGAAGACCGAAAACGGCGGCACTTTGTTTCCCTCCTATGGCATCCGCAGCTACGGAAAAGGGAAGGGGGGCGTGCAAATCGGCTTCATCGGCCTGACGCTGAAGGAAACGCCAACGCTCGTCACGCCGGCGGGCGTCGCGGGTCTCTCATTCGCGGACGAAGCCGACAGCATTAACGCTCTCATCCCCAAATTGCGGAGCGAGGGCGCGGACGCCATCGTCGTGCTGATCCACCAAGGCGTGTCGACGAAGGTCGGTTATAACGACAAGAGCTGCGGCGGCATGGACGGCGATCTGATGCCGATCCTCGCCCGCCTCGACCCGCAAGTCGATCTCGTCGTCTCCGGCCATACCCACAATGCCTATATCTGCGACTATGGCCGCATCGATCCGGCCCGCCCTTTCCTGGTCACCAGCGCGGGGCGCAGCGGCACCTTGCTCACCGACATCACTCTCTCCATCGATCCGTCGCAGGGCGACGTCGTCGCACGCCGCGCCGACAATATGATCGTGCAGGGGGAGGGCTATCAATCCGCGTCCGGTGCCGTCGCGGCCACCGGCCTCTACCCCCGTTTTCCGCGTGAACCCCGCGTCGCCGCCCTCGTCGATCGCTATGCCGCCGCCGTCGCGCCCGTCGCGCAGCGCAAGGTCGGGACGCTCGCCGGGCCTGCCTTGCGCCAGGCGAACGAAGCGGGGGAATCGGTCCTCGGTGCTCTTATCGCCGACGCCCATCTTGCCGCGACCAGCGCCCCCGAAAATGGCGGCGCGCAAATCGCCTTTTCCAACGCGGGAAGCCTGCGTGCCGACATCGTGCCCGCCGAAGACGGCAGCGTCACTTACGGCCAGCTATTCGCGGCTCAGCCCTTCGGCAACACCCTCTTCGTGAAGAGCTTCACCGGCCGTCAGATCCGCGCCCTGCTGGAACAGCAATTTAACAGCGGCACCAACACCGCCGAACGCCCGAATATGCTGCTGCCCTCACGTGGCTTCACCTATGGCTATGACCTTAGCCAGCCCGCCGGGCAGCGCATAATCGACATCCGCCTGAACGGCGCGCCTTTGGACGATGCCGTCGTCTATCGCGTCGCGATGAACAGCTTCCTCGCCACCGGCGGCGACAATTTCACGATCTTTCGCGACGGGGGCGATCCCGTCGGCGGCCCGATCGATGTCGATGCGCTCGAACGCTATATCGTGGCGTCCGGCCGCCTGGCGCCGCCCGCGGCCAACCGCATCACCCGCATCACGCCGCCCTGGAGCGGCGCGGAAAAGCCCGTCAGACGTTGA
- a CDS encoding MaoC family dehydratase, producing the protein MLYLEDLEIGQKAAFGHYPVTREEVLDFARKYDPQPFHLSDEAAAKTYFGRIAASGWHTCAMMMAMLVENGRERPMASLGSPGVDELRWLRPVYPGDTLRLETEIVDVTPSRSKPDIGTFKSQVSVLNQDGVAVATMRTIVLIRRRPAD; encoded by the coding sequence ATGCTGTATTTGGAAGATCTGGAAATCGGGCAAAAGGCGGCGTTCGGGCATTATCCGGTCACGCGCGAAGAAGTGCTGGACTTCGCGCGCAAATACGATCCTCAGCCCTTTCACCTTTCGGACGAAGCGGCGGCGAAGACCTATTTCGGCAGGATCGCGGCGAGCGGCTGGCACACTTGCGCGATGATGATGGCGATGCTGGTCGAAAATGGCAGGGAGCGCCCGATGGCGAGCCTCGGGTCGCCTGGCGTCGACGAGCTGCGCTGGCTGAGGCCCGTCTATCCCGGCGACACGCTGCGGCTGGAGACCGAGATCGTCGACGTGACGCCGTCCCGCAGCAAGCCGGATATCGGCACGTTCAAAAGCCAGGTGAGCGTGCTGAACCAGGACGGTGTGGCGGTCGCGACGATGCGCACCATCGTGCTGATCCGGCGGCGTCCGGCGGATTGA
- a CDS encoding DUF6624 domain-containing protein has translation MFSVIVAAALAVSTPSPASDIFAWRQSDAPAFQLEKARLDALLAASMIGPADSERLARMMVAEASTDATDYAARWDKIAAELKIARAKLATMKAGGPYADESHWLLKARAATADPDARALFERVFLDQSALTMRPELDPAGKAAFRAAFKPDTQAILLDNVVWLKAVLGRIGWFDISKYGERASQAAWLVVQHADHDPDWQKAMLETLAPKVKSGDMQGTYYAYLVDRVAVNAGKPQTYGTQGGCVGPGDWQPKLSVAPEALDRRRAEVGLESIAAYRERLVGGCA, from the coding sequence GTGTTTTCTGTGATTGTGGCCGCCGCCTTGGCCGTTTCGACGCCAAGTCCCGCATCGGATATTTTCGCCTGGCGTCAGTCGGATGCGCCTGCCTTTCAGCTGGAAAAGGCGCGGCTCGACGCCTTGCTCGCCGCAAGCATGATCGGCCCGGCCGACAGTGAAAGATTGGCGCGGATGATGGTGGCGGAAGCCAGCACCGACGCGACCGATTATGCCGCGCGCTGGGACAAGATCGCCGCCGAGCTCAAGATTGCCCGCGCAAAGCTGGCGACGATGAAGGCGGGTGGGCCTTATGCCGATGAAAGCCACTGGCTTTTGAAGGCGCGCGCCGCCACGGCCGATCCCGATGCGCGCGCTTTGTTCGAACGGGTGTTTCTCGATCAGTCCGCTTTGACCATGCGACCGGAACTCGACCCGGCGGGCAAGGCGGCCTTCCGGGCGGCATTTAAGCCCGATACGCAAGCAATCCTGCTGGACAATGTGGTGTGGCTGAAAGCCGTGCTGGGCCGGATCGGCTGGTTCGATATTTCAAAATATGGCGAGCGGGCGTCCCAGGCCGCCTGGCTTGTCGTCCAGCATGCGGATCATGATCCGGATTGGCAGAAGGCGATGCTGGAAACGCTGGCGCCGAAAGTGAAGAGCGGCGACATGCAGGGCACTTATTATGCCTATCTCGTGGACCGGGTCGCGGTGAATGCCGGCAAGCCCCAAACCTATGGCACGCAGGGCGGATGCGTTGGACCTGGGGATTGGCAGCCGAAACTTTCGGTCGCGCCCGAAGCGTTGGATCGGCGTCGTGCGGAAGTCGGGCTGGAGTCGATTGCCGCCTACCGGGAACGGCTCGTCGGCGGCTGCGCGTAG
- a CDS encoding GGDEF domain-containing protein produces MTGLGLRVSHYWEKAEWLSNRAISFCAGVSSFILTLGGFVLLRNLDQQIAASLGIGLFALLIVWVAAEKPNSDHARAVSALIDRLLAVEGGDLSTPAPPVLRREMPRLASAVDSLFEQVRSSIDHAQRIAMHDPVTNLPNRLHFKREADRILKVRQGDTAALLFIDLDRFKDVNDTLGHAQGDEILVMVADRLRAVSADIGSAAAHWQPLLARLAGDEFTMLVPAPTQDAAAATAYKVLNALTGTFDHMGQPITLGASIGIAMHPSHGVELTDLMKAADMAMYHAKALGGGEVFTFNAELALAFEQKLRTERALRETVAQGQSDLVYQPQIDTRTGGAVAAKARLR; encoded by the coding sequence GTGACGGGGTTGGGGTTAAGAGTATCGCATTATTGGGAAAAGGCCGAGTGGCTCAGCAATCGCGCCATTTCCTTTTGCGCGGGTGTTTCGTCTTTCATTTTGACGCTCGGCGGCTTCGTCCTCCTGCGCAATCTCGATCAGCAGATCGCCGCGTCGCTCGGCATCGGCTTGTTCGCCTTGCTCATCGTGTGGGTCGCGGCGGAAAAACCCAATAGCGACCATGCCCGCGCCGTTTCGGCGTTGATCGATCGTTTGCTCGCGGTGGAGGGGGGCGATCTCTCGACGCCCGCACCCCCGGTTCTGCGCAGAGAGATGCCACGCCTCGCAAGCGCCGTGGACAGCCTCTTCGAACAGGTGCGCTCCAGCATCGATCATGCGCAGCGCATCGCCATGCACGATCCGGTCACCAATCTTCCCAACCGCCTCCATTTCAAGCGCGAGGCGGACCGCATCCTGAAGGTCCGGCAAGGGGACACCGCCGCCTTGCTCTTCATCGATCTCGACCGCTTCAAGGATGTGAACGACACGCTCGGCCATGCGCAGGGCGATGAAATACTGGTCATGGTGGCCGACCGCCTGCGCGCGGTGTCGGCGGACATCGGGAGCGCCGCCGCGCATTGGCAGCCCTTGCTCGCACGTCTCGCCGGCGACGAATTCACGATGCTGGTGCCCGCCCCGACCCAGGATGCCGCCGCGGCCACGGCCTATAAAGTCCTCAACGCCCTCACCGGCACGTTCGATCATATGGGGCAGCCCATCACCTTGGGCGCCTCGATCGGCATCGCCATGCACCCTTCGCATGGCGTCGAGCTCACCGACCTCATGAAGGCGGCGGACATGGCCATGTACCATGCCAAGGCGCTGGGCGGGGGCGAAGTGTTCACCTTCAATGCCGAGCTTGCCCTCGCCTTCGAGCAGAAATTGCGCACGGAGCGGGCGCTGCGCGAGACCGTGGCCCAGGGTCAGTCCGATCTCGTTTATCAGCCGCAAATTGACACGCGCACGGGCGGCGCCGTCGCGGCCAAGGCACGGCTGCGCTAG
- a CDS encoding Smr/MutS family protein, with translation MVRKLNAEERALWDKVVATVSPLHRQAMAEKADIVQPALPISKPKGAAPVVKAQGAATRPAIVPAKAAPVPGTTLDATWDRRLSRGLVAPDLTVDLHGHNLSTAYAMLDTRLEQAVASGARLLLLVTGKPPAGERWPVARGAIRAAVGDWLQASRHAAHIAAVRGAHPRHGGLGALYIVLRRKR, from the coding sequence ATGGTCCGCAAGCTCAACGCTGAGGAACGCGCTTTGTGGGACAAGGTGGTCGCGACCGTCAGCCCCCTCCATCGGCAAGCAATGGCGGAAAAGGCCGATATCGTTCAGCCTGCTCTGCCCATCTCCAAGCCGAAGGGCGCCGCCCCGGTGGTAAAAGCACAAGGCGCTGCGACCCGGCCCGCGATCGTTCCCGCCAAGGCCGCGCCGGTCCCTGGCACCACCCTGGATGCCACTTGGGACCGACGCCTGTCGCGCGGGCTCGTCGCCCCCGATCTCACCGTCGACCTGCACGGTCACAACCTCTCCACCGCTTATGCCATGCTCGACACCCGCCTTGAACAGGCCGTTGCTTCGGGCGCCCGCCTTCTCCTGCTCGTTACCGGCAAGCCGCCGGCGGGCGAACGCTGGCCCGTCGCGCGCGGCGCGATCCGCGCGGCGGTGGGCGATTGGCTCCAGGCATCCCGCCATGCCGCCCATATCGCCGCGGTGCGGGGCGCCCATCCGCGTCATGGCGGCCTCGGCGCGCTGTACATCGTGCTGCGCCGCAAGCGCTGA
- the mltA gene encoding murein transglycosylase A: MSIRRTRRAFLALALCLSACVPAPRPVEPAPPAQEQPPIAVPPVPTVPLAPPAAATALEAGVTLGPPLPGIAPDAAMRAWNAFQASCPALLKREDVSGLTRPEDWRDVCTPRLFESPQDIALFLRDNFTLVRVGEGTAFATGYYEPQIAGSRVRAPGYAVPIYAKPADLLAANPLTGAKGRGRLDESGAYTLYHDRAAIEDGVLAGKGLEIAWAADAVDLFFLQIQGSGQLLLPGGGVMRIGYADQNGREYVAIGKLMKDRGLLTGPVSMQAITGWLRANPEAGRALMRENKSYVFFRELTGPGPLGAMDLPVTPRVTVAADPKFVPLGAPVLLSMDDPEASGLWVAQDTGGAIKGANRFDTFWGAGPEASAKAGGLQVKGSAWILLPNVAAARLIQRQADGPQAQR; encoded by the coding sequence ATGAGCATCCGTCGGACCCGCAGAGCCTTTCTCGCCCTTGCTCTCTGCCTTTCGGCCTGCGTACCGGCGCCTCGCCCAGTCGAGCCCGCGCCGCCAGCGCAGGAACAGCCGCCCATTGCTGTGCCGCCCGTGCCGACCGTACCGCTCGCACCTCCGGCAGCCGCAACCGCGCTGGAGGCCGGAGTCACTCTGGGACCGCCGCTGCCCGGCATCGCACCCGACGCCGCCATGCGCGCCTGGAACGCCTTTCAGGCAAGCTGCCCGGCGCTCCTGAAGCGTGAGGATGTCAGCGGCCTGACCCGTCCGGAGGATTGGCGGGACGTTTGCACGCCCCGTCTGTTCGAAAGCCCGCAGGATATCGCCTTATTCCTGCGCGATAATTTTACATTGGTTCGCGTCGGCGAGGGCACGGCCTTCGCCACCGGCTATTACGAGCCGCAGATCGCCGGATCGCGGGTGCGGGCGCCGGGCTATGCGGTGCCGATCTATGCCAAGCCCGCCGATCTTCTCGCCGCCAATCCGCTGACGGGGGCGAAGGGAAGGGGGCGTCTCGACGAAAGCGGCGCCTATACGCTCTATCATGATCGCGCCGCGATCGAGGATGGCGTCCTCGCGGGAAAGGGGCTGGAAATCGCCTGGGCCGCCGACGCGGTCGATCTGTTCTTTCTCCAGATTCAGGGGTCGGGCCAGCTGCTGCTTCCCGGCGGCGGAGTCATGCGCATCGGCTACGCGGACCAGAATGGCCGCGAATATGTCGCGATCGGCAAGCTGATGAAGGATCGCGGGCTGCTGACCGGCCCCGTCTCCATGCAGGCGATCACCGGCTGGCTGCGCGCCAATCCGGAGGCCGGGCGCGCCCTGATGCGGGAGAATAAGAGCTATGTGTTCTTCCGCGAGCTGACCGGCCCCGGCCCGCTCGGCGCGATGGACCTTCCGGTGACCCCGCGCGTCACGGTCGCCGCCGATCCCAAATTCGTGCCGCTGGGCGCCCCCGTCCTCCTGTCGATGGACGATCCGGAGGCGAGCGGCCTGTGGGTCGCCCAGGATACCGGCGGAGCGATCAAGGGCGCGAACCGTTTCGACACCTTCTGGGGCGCGGGTCCGGAGGCAAGCGCGAAGGCGGGCGGCCTGCAGGTCAAGGGATCGGCCTGGATCCTCCTCCCGAACGTCGCCGCCGCGCGGCTCATCCAGCGTCAGGCCGATGGTCCGCAAGCTCAACGCTGA
- a CDS encoding Tim44/TimA family putative adaptor protein codes for MTVEIVLLAMVAVFAGLRLYAVLGRRTGHEQQPVLRPKTMASVDTPAPVQDLPAERFETNGLAYEKSAETGIRALIAADPSFDVARFLEGAQSAYRMILEAFWTGNRAELDELVDGEAQQAFEEAIAAREAEGLTLNNRLIAIDKAVIESVELSGRTAFVSVRFDADIAAVTRDRDGNVVAGSLSDAIETHDIWTFQRDLGSADPNWMLVETDAVA; via the coding sequence GTGACAGTCGAGATTGTGTTGCTGGCCATGGTGGCCGTGTTCGCGGGCCTGAGGCTCTATGCCGTGCTGGGCCGCCGGACGGGCCATGAGCAACAGCCGGTCTTGCGCCCGAAGACGATGGCCAGCGTCGACACGCCCGCCCCGGTCCAGGATCTGCCGGCCGAGCGCTTCGAAACCAATGGTCTCGCTTATGAAAAGAGTGCGGAAACCGGAATCCGCGCCTTGATCGCCGCCGATCCTTCCTTCGACGTCGCCCGCTTTCTCGAAGGCGCGCAATCCGCTTACCGCATGATCCTCGAGGCCTTCTGGACGGGCAACCGCGCCGAGCTGGACGAACTGGTGGACGGCGAGGCGCAGCAGGCGTTCGAAGAGGCCATTGCCGCGCGCGAGGCCGAGGGACTGACCCTCAACAACCGCCTCATCGCCATCGACAAGGCGGTGATCGAATCCGTCGAGCTCAGCGGCCGCACCGCTTTCGTGTCGGTCCGCTTCGACGCCGATATCGCGGCCGTCACCCGCGACCGCGACGGCAATGTCGTTGCCGGATCGCTGAGCGACGCGATCGAAACGCACGACATCTGGACGTTCCAGCGGGATCTCGGCAGCGCCGATCCGAACTGGATGCTGGTGGAAACCGACGCTGTCGCCTGA
- the secB gene encoding protein-export chaperone SecB: MAEELGATDGNEQAVNGNDTSPAIAILSQYVKDLSFENPNAPAVYQWQGQPQIDVQFNIGSQKLGDDVYEVGLKIDVVAKHDNGTAFAVDLLYSGLFGLRNIPEEQLQPFLLAEAPRLLFPFARQIVAESVQNGAFPPLMLDPIDFGALYMQQAAQAQAAGGGAQAPEITGQA, encoded by the coding sequence ATGGCCGAAGAATTAGGCGCGACGGACGGAAACGAGCAGGCGGTGAACGGCAACGATACCTCGCCCGCAATCGCCATCCTGTCCCAATATGTTAAGGATTTGTCCTTCGAAAACCCGAACGCCCCGGCCGTCTACCAATGGCAGGGCCAGCCGCAGATCGACGTGCAGTTCAACATCGGATCGCAGAAGCTGGGCGACGATGTGTATGAAGTCGGCCTGAAGATCGACGTGGTGGCGAAGCACGACAACGGCACCGCCTTTGCCGTCGACCTTCTTTATTCGGGCCTGTTCGGGCTGCGCAACATTCCCGAAGAGCAGCTTCAGCCCTTCCTGCTCGCCGAAGCGCCGCGCCTCCTGTTCCCGTTCGCGCGGCAGATCGTGGCGGAATCGGTGCAGAACGGCGCCTTCCCGCCGCTGATGCTCGATCCGATCGATTTCGGCGCGCTCTACATGCAGCAGGCGGCGCAGGCCCAGGCTGCGGGCGGCGGGGCGCAAGCGCCGGAGATTACCGGACAGGCTTAA
- the murJ gene encoding murein biosynthesis integral membrane protein MurJ → MNLHKAIGTIGGLTMVSRVFGFAREMLMSRIMGASGAADAFLVAFRLPNTFRRLFGEGAFSAGFVPLFSQRYHGPGGLEEAKKFSEEVLAVFLPTLFLFTLVFELIMPAFVWAIASGYADEPAKFDLTVFLTRITFPYLLLISLVSLFSGVLNSLTKFAAAAFAPALLNVAMLAALLIVPTGGERTALALSIGVTVGGVLQLALVWNSARKAGVSLRLRKPEITPSVKQFFLVVIPATLGAGVYQISQLIDTFFATRLPEGSMSYLNYSDRLNQLPLSVIGTALGTAILPQISRFIAKGEPDEAARVQGQAVELSMLLCIPAALALAVVAGPLVAAMFQGGRFTAEDAAITGNVLAIIVMGLPAYVLVKVITPGFYARNDTKTPVKTAVVVLVANIALNFALIPPFGIYGLAAAIALCSWINCILLYVILRRRGHFRIEGWLWSRIARQFAAGLAMGAALWGTRALLAGFFAGSVIERLLGVMALVGVGGIVYFIVAWTIGAMNRDDILILLKRKKVS, encoded by the coding sequence ATGAACCTCCACAAGGCGATCGGCACGATTGGCGGCCTCACCATGGTCAGCCGCGTGTTCGGCTTCGCGCGCGAAATGCTGATGTCGCGCATCATGGGGGCGAGCGGCGCGGCCGACGCCTTCCTGGTCGCCTTCCGCCTGCCCAACACGTTCCGCCGCCTGTTCGGCGAGGGCGCCTTCTCGGCGGGCTTCGTGCCCCTGTTCAGCCAGCGCTATCACGGGCCGGGCGGGCTGGAGGAAGCGAAGAAATTTTCCGAAGAGGTGCTGGCGGTCTTCCTCCCCACCCTCTTCCTTTTCACGCTCGTCTTCGAACTCATCATGCCCGCTTTCGTCTGGGCGATCGCATCGGGCTATGCCGATGAACCGGCGAAGTTCGACCTGACCGTGTTCCTCACCCGGATCACTTTCCCCTATCTGCTGCTGATCAGCCTCGTTTCGCTCTTCTCCGGCGTGCTGAATTCGCTGACGAAATTCGCGGCGGCGGCCTTCGCGCCCGCCTTGCTCAACGTCGCGATGCTCGCGGCCTTGCTCATCGTGCCGACGGGCGGCGAAAGGACCGCGCTCGCCCTCTCCATCGGCGTTACCGTGGGCGGCGTCCTGCAGCTCGCGCTTGTTTGGAACAGCGCGCGCAAGGCGGGCGTGTCGCTGCGCTTGCGCAAGCCCGAAATCACGCCAAGCGTGAAGCAATTCTTCCTCGTCGTCATTCCGGCGACACTGGGCGCGGGCGTCTATCAGATCAGCCAGCTGATCGATACTTTCTTCGCGACGCGGCTTCCCGAAGGATCGATGTCCTACCTCAATTATTCGGATCGCCTCAATCAGCTGCCGCTGTCGGTGATCGGCACCGCGCTCGGCACGGCGATCCTGCCGCAGATCAGCCGCTTCATCGCCAAGGGAGAACCGGATGAGGCCGCCCGCGTGCAGGGCCAAGCGGTGGAGCTGTCGATGCTGCTCTGCATTCCCGCAGCCCTCGCCCTCGCCGTCGTCGCCGGGCCGCTGGTCGCCGCGATGTTCCAGGGCGGGCGCTTCACGGCGGAAGACGCCGCGATCACCGGCAATGTGTTGGCGATCATCGTCATGGGCCTTCCGGCTTATGTGCTGGTGAAGGTGATCACGCCCGGTTTTTACGCGCGCAACGATACCAAGACGCCGGTCAAGACGGCGGTCGTGGTGCTCGTCGCCAACATCGCGCTCAATTTCGCATTGATCCCGCCTTTCGGAATCTATGGCCTTGCCGCGGCCATCGCGCTCTGTTCGTGGATCAACTGCATTCTCCTCTACGTCATTCTGCGCCGCCGCGGGCATTTCCGGATCGAAGGCTGGCTGTGGAGCCGGATCGCGCGGCAATTCGCGGCGGGCCTTGCCATGGGCGCGGCCTTGTGGGGCACGCGCGCACTGCTCGCGGGCTTTTTCGCCGGATCGGTGATCGAGCGGCTGCTGGGCGTCATGGCACTCGTCGGCGTCGGCGGCATCGTCTATTTCATCGTCGCCTGGACGATCGGCGCAATGAACCGCGACGACATCCTCATCCTCCTGAAGCGCAAGAAGGTCAGCTGA